The Paenibacillus thermoaerophilus DNA window AATGGACCGTTCGCGCGGCCGACGGGCAGGAGGTCGGGCTGGACGCGTACAAAGGCAACGTGCTGCTGATCGTAAACGTCGCGTCCGCTTGCGGATTCACCCCGCAGTATGCGGGACTGGAATTTCTGTACCGGCGCTACCGCCAGGCCGGATTGCGCGTGCTGGCGTTTCCGTGCAATGACTTTGGCGCGCAAGAGCCGGGCACGATGGAGGAGATCCGGGCGTTTTGCTCGCGGAATTACGGGGTGACCTTCGACCTGTTCGAGAAGATCAAAATAGTCGGCGAGGAGGCCCATCCGCTGTATAAGCACCTGACGCAGTCGCCCGGCTTTGCGGGAGATGTCGCCTGGAACTTCGAAAAGTTTCTCGTCGGCCGCACGGGCCGGACGATCGGGCGCTTCCCGAGCCGCACGCCTCCGGACGATCCCGAGCTGATCGCCGCGATCGAAGCGGCTCTGGCGCAGGACGCCGGCTGAGCAGAGGCGGTGATCGGAATGGGGCGGCGGGAAGAATGGACCTGGACGGCCCGGGACGGGTTGCGTCTGCACGGCGTCGGCTGGCGGCCGGATGCGGAGCCCCCGGCGGGAGCGGTGCTGCTCGTTCACGGCATGGGCGAGCATATCGGCCGATACGAGCATGTGGCGGCGGCCATTGCCGGCGCGGGGTACGCCTGCGTCGGCTTTGATCTGCGCGGCCACGGCCGGTCGGGTGGCCGGCGCGGGGACGCCGAATCGTACGAGCATCTGCTCGACGACGTCGATCTGGCGCTGACCCGGCTGCGCGAATACGCGCCGGACGTGCCGGCGTTCGTATGGGCGCACAGCTACGGCGGCGCGATCGCGCTTAATTATGCTATCCGCCGCCGGCCCGGCTTGGCCGGAATGGTCGTCACCGGGCCGTGGCTGAGGCTGGCGTTCGAGCCGCCGGCGTGGAAGCTGGCGGTCGGACAAGTATTTCGGCGCGTCTGGCCGTCGTTCACGATGAAGCGGGGCATCCGTTCCGGCCGGCTGACAAGGATCGCCGAGGCGGAGGCGGACGCGATGAGCGATCCGCTTAACCATGGCGTGATCTCGGCCCGCAGCTTTTTCGGCGCGAAGGAACATGGCCTCCGGGCGCTTCGCGAGGCGGACGGGCTGCCCAGTCCGATCCTGCTGATGCACGGAGGGGACGATCAGGTGACGGACGCCGGGGCGAGCCGGGAACTGGCGGACCGGCTCGGGGAGCGCTGCACGTTCCGCCTGTACGAAGGAATGGCGCATGAGCTCCATAACGATTGGTGCAAGGACGAGATGCTGGGAGAGGCGCTTCGGTGGCTGGACGAACGGACGCGGGAACTGCGGCCCGAACTGGCGGCCCCGAGCGATGAGAACAGAGAAGCCAACGACTTGGACGAGACGAAGGAGAATTGCGGGGATGCTACTTCTTGGCATTGATATCGGCACGACTAACAGCAAAGTAGGTTTGTTTGACGAGCAGGGAAGGACGGTGGCCATCGAGAGCCGGCCGACGGTCGCGTATACGCATGCGGACGGCTACTCCTATTACGATCCGGAGGAGATGTGGCAGGGCTTCGCATCGGCGGTGCGCGCCGTCCTGGAACGGGCGGGCGGCCGGAAAGTCGGCGCGATCGGAATCACCAGCATGGCCGAGAGCGGGCTGCTGGTCGATGTGGAGACGGGCAAGGCGCGGTCGCCGTTTATGCCGTGGTACGATACGTGTTCGCAGGCTCAGGCGGAGCGGATCGCGGCCGAGTCGGATGCGTACGAGCGCTTCCGGGCGAGCGGGCTGCGCAACAGCTTCAAGCTCGGTCTGGCGAAGCTGATGTGGATTCGCGACCGGTTCCCCGAGGCGTTCGGCGGCTCGCGCTGGCTCTCGGCTTCAAGCTACATCGCCTACCGCCTGACGGGCTCGATGGCGATCGACTATACGCTGGCGGCCCGCACTTACGCGTACCGCATCGACAGCAAGCAGTGGGACGACGCCTGGATTCGCCACTTCGGCTTCGATCCGGCGATCTTCCCCGAGGCGATTCCCGGCACGGCTTCGGCCGGGACGACGGTCGAAGGAGCGGCCGGACTGCCGGCCGGCATCCCGGTCGTCATCGCCGGCCACGACCATGTGGTGGCCGCGCTTGCCGCGGGAGCGATCACGCCGGGCGTCGTATACGACTCCATGGGGACGGCCGAGACGCTGGTCGGCACGCTGCAGGAACGCCCGCTGGGCCGCGCGGAGTTCGATTCCGGCATGTCGTACGGGCTTCACATCGCCCCCGGCCGGCTGTTCTGGATGGGCGGCAACTCGGCTTCCGGAGGCTCGGTCGAATGGCTGCGCAAGCTGCTGGCGGACGAGCAGATGAGCTATGAGAAGCTGCTGTCGCTGCTGGCTTCCCGAGAGCCGGGACCGACGGGCATTCTCTACTATCCGTATTTGCCGGGCAGCGGTGCACCCAGACCGGATACGAAAGCCCGCGGGTCTTTTATCGGCTTGACGAACAAGCACGGCAAAGCCGACTTGATCCAGGCGGTGCTGGAAGGAACGGCGTATCAGCTGCAAAGCATCCGCCGCGCGGCCGAGCGGATCGCAGGCGAGCCGATCGAACGGCTTGTCGTGGTCGGGGGCGGCACGCGCAACCCGTATTGGCTGCAGACGAAGGCCGACGTGCTGAATGCGACCCTGGATCTGCCGCCGGTCGAGGAGGCGACCCTGCTGGGAGCAGCACTTGCGGCGGGCGTCGGCGGAGGCGTATACGGCTCGGTTGAGGAAGCGGCAGCGGCGGTGCGTCTGGAAGGCGGGCGCCAAGTTGCGCCGGACGCCGAGCGGCACGAACGGTACAAGCGGCTGTACGAGCAGGGCTACGAAGCGCTGCAGGACGCGCTGCGCGTGTATTTCCGCAGCTTGTAAACAAGCAAGGGTGCGACATCCCGAAAGGGATGCGCACCCTTTTTTCAAGGACAGGGGACAGCCGGGGCGGGAGCGAGGCTGTTTTACGCTATAAAATATCGTTAACGCGCCCGTACGGGCCGTTCCGTATGCATTTAGCGATGCAAAATATCGCTAACGCCTGGAATCAGCGGAAACGAACCGGGAAACCGGCCCTTTAGCAATATTTTATATTGCTAAGCATCGTCGCGGGCCACGGTTTTCCGGCAGTAACGATAAAAAATAGAGTTAAAGATCCCGCATGCAGAATCTCCGGGAGGGCCGGCGTCTGCCGCCTCCCCTGCCCGGCCGGCTCCTCCCGACTTGCCGCAGGAGATCCCCGCTTTAAGCCGGCCCCCTTCACAATATCAACTTCCCATGTCCTTGCGCAGAAAGATCGCCAGCGAGAGGCGGTAGGAGACGAACAAAAGCGCAAGACCGACGAGAGGCAGCGCATATAGGAACGGAAAGCCGGAAACGTTCGCAATGCCGATGTCCACCGAATCCGCGACGGAAATAAATCCGGCGATGCCCGCAGCGGTCAGAAACAGGGTGCTAAACGTTGCGATCGCGGCGCTTTTGGTTCCCAGCCAGTAATACAAGGGATAATACAAAGACGTGAACAGCATGGACACGAACACGGCCAACGCCAAGGTTTGCAGCGAAAACGGGAAATCCTCTGGTCCGTATCGCACCTGATTGCTCAAATTGGACAAACAACCCAATACAATCCCGATGGCGAGATAGACGAAAAACGAAGCGTATTTGGCCTGGACGATTTGCTTCCGTCCCACCGGCAGGCTGCCCACGAAAAGCATGCTCTTGTTGCGGATCTCCAGATTGGTGGCGAACAGCGTCAGCATCATCGTCGGAAGAACCACGAGCATCATCGGCGAGAAGGGCGTGACGGTGATCACGCCGAACACCAGGACGTAAGCCGCAACAAATAGAAAATACCAGCGCAAAACGATCAGATCTTTGCGGATGAGGTTAAGCATAAGAACGGGCGTCCCCCTTCGCGGTGAAAAACAAAATATCCTCCAGCGTCGGACGTCCGATCTGCGCATGGCCGGCGAATAAACGTTCGGCCCCCCGCCGGTCGGCCGTCAGTCCTTCGAATCCGACGGACGTCTCGCGGATGCCGACGAACAGGCGGCGGATGTCCGGGTCCAGCAGCTCCCTGGCGGCGCGAACGATTGCGTAGCGATCGAATATGTGCTCCTTGGGCTCATTGAACACAAGCTTTCCCCGGTTGAGGAAGGCCATATAATCCGCGATGCGGTCGAGGTCGGTCGTGATGTGGGTGGAGAACAGAACCGTCTTCCGTTCGTCCAGCATCAGCTCGGCGAGAATATCGAGCAGTTCCCGGCGAAATACCAGATCGAGCCCCGCGGTCGGCTCGTCCATGATCAGCAGATCGGCCTGATGGGACAAGGCGAAAGCGAGCGCAAGCTTCATTTTCATGAACCTCGCCGCCGTTCGGAAGGGAGATGCCCATCATGATCCGGATGAGCGTGCTTTTGCCCGCGCCGTTGGGGCCGATCAAACCGGTAATGAAGCCTTGCTTCACCTCGAGAGATACGTTCTCCAGCGCGAAACGGCTGAAGCGTTTCGTGACGTTGCGAAGCTCGATGATCGGATTTTCCATGGATCAATCCTCTCCTTCCTCGTATAACAGTCGGATATGGGCGATCAGTTCCTCGAGGGGCATCTGCAGAGACTTGCTTTCCTGCACGACTTCGATCAGCTTGTTTTCCAGCAGCCGAAGCCGCTGTTCCCGGATAAATTGGGGGCTTGCGCCGGACACGAACGAGCCTTTGCCGACGACCGAATCGATCAGCCGCTCCTTCTCCAGCTCCTCATAAGCCCGCTTGGTCGTGATGACGCTGATCTGCAGGTCCTTGGCCAATTGACGGATGGACGGCAAGCTCTGACCGGGCGCCAGTTCCCCGTTCAGGATCGCGCTGCGGATCTGCCGGACAATCTGGGAATAGATCGGTTCGTCGGAGGCGTTGGACAACATAATGTTCATGGCTTCACCGCTTATTTTGTATTTAGTGTATATATATAATATATACACTATGAACATAGAGGTCAAGGGGAAGGGACCCGCAATCGGCGTTCTCCGAAGCGGCCAACATCAAAATAAAAAGCACCCGCCGCGCCGGTCAGGCGCAGCAGGTGCGAAGGAGCGCTCCATGAGCGGGGGGAGCGGATGCGGGATATGCCGAATGACGACCGCCTCCGCAACCAGCCGGCGGCGTTGCGGCAGAGTCGCCCGTGAAGCAGCCGGGCAGCGGCCGGCGTCGTCCATAACGTCTACCTGGCCGGCATAGGCATCGGTTCCCCTTTCGGATACACTTGCGGTTTCGGCTTCGGGAGCGCCGGATACGTCAGCGACCCGAGTTCGGCGAGGCTGTCGAGGTCGTTGGCCTTCAGCATCGCCTCGGACAGCGTATAGAGCGTATGGCCCGCATACAGGATGCGGCGCACGGATTTGTCGTAATCGTAGCCGTACTGCCCGCTTTTCGCGAGATCGTCGTTCGTCAGATGCGTGATGCGGCCGCGCAGCTTGAAGCCCTCTTGCAGATCGATTCCGTAGACGTACGCGCCTTGGTACGTGAATTCGCCATAGGCGAGCTCGCCGGCTTCAACCTTCGATTTGTCCTTGATCTCCATCAACTGCACGGGGAACGCCATCAGCCCTTTTTCGCGGGAGAACAGCAGCGCCTTGTGATCGCTCAGCAGGTCCGAGTGCGTGCCACGGTCGCCGATGACTTCCTTGAATTTTTCCTTGGGCTGGGTAACGTCGGATACGTCGAACAGCGCGATCTTCATGCCTTGATAGAAGGCCATCGTCGCGTCCGGCCCCGCCCCTTTCGACGGGAGTTCGATCGTCTCTTTGCCGAAGCCGATCAGATGATTCTCGTCGTACGGGTGCAGGTAATCGCTGTACCCCGGGATTTTGAGCTGGCCGAGCACGGCCGGTTTGGCCGGGTCGCGCAGATCGATCGCGAACAGCGGGTCCACGTTCCGGAACGTCACCATATACGCGCGTCCGCCCATGAAGCGAACCGAGTAAATGCGCTCGCCCGGGGCCAAATCCTCCAGAGCTCCCACCTGCTTCAACTGCTCGTTCAGCACGTACACGTTGTTTTTCGACGTCGCCTCGCCGCTTGCCCACATGTCGCCTTTGGTCGTGGCGATCCGCAGGTAGCCGTCGTGTTCGTCGAGGGAGAACTGATTCAGCACGGTTCCCGGTACGGAGCCTTCGCCGACATGAAGGACGCGGCCTTGATCGAGCCGGAACTTGTAAACCTTCGTCTCCTGGCGGTAATGCTCGCCCTTCGGGATGTAGTGGCCGACCGCCACGTACAAATGCTTCGTCGAGGCGTATACCGTCTGGCCCGACCCAAGATAGGCGGATACCTGCATCTCCTGTTCGGGGCGATCCAGATCGAGCGCTCCGATCATCATGACATTGCTCTCCGGGGACTCCGGGAAATAACGGATACGGTCCAGCGGGAGCGTGCGGAGACCGGCCTCGCCGCCGGAAGCGGAATCGCGGTAGACCGGCTCGAACGAAGCTTCGGGCGGAATCGCGGCTTCGGACCCGGCAACGCTCTTGGAGTTGGCTTTGGCGTTCTCGAGAATATGGTAGACGTGGGTGTATTTGTTCGAAATCAGATACAGCGCGCCGCCGATCTTGCGGGAAGAGACGTAGTTGCCTTCGAGCTCGGTCTCACGCACAAGCTTCGGCTGGCCCGCCTGGTCGATCTCGTACACCAGCGTCTTGACCGTCGTCCGGGTCGGATGCACGGGCCAGATCGCAATCTTCTTGGCCTCGGGCTGTACGCTGCCGCTGGATTGGGCCTGATCGGCGCCGGAGCCTGCCCCCGTGTCCGCAGGCAGCAACTCATGAGACTGGCCGATCACGACGAGACGTCCGCCGTCGGCATACAGCTCCTGCGGGCGAAAACTGTCTGACGAGTAATCCAGTGTGGCGGCGAGCTTCGGTGCCGAAGGGTCGGCGATATCGGCGATCCGCACGCGGGAGCCGCTCAACTGGTAAATAAACCGGCCGTCGGTTTTGGCCCAGTCGGATTCGTCAACGCCGTCCACCTGCACGTTCGTCTTGGAATAGCCGGCTGTGTCCGTCCCCGTCTCCGAAGGAGCGGCGCTCTCGGTTTTGGCTTCCGACCGGACTTTGGCGGTGTCCCCGATTTGATCCACGGCAATGAACGAGCCGCTTTCGGCGCCGGCGACTTGAACCGTCATTCTCCCGACAGAAGCGAGCTGCTGTGTCTTCTCCAGCAGTTCGCGCAAATTCTCGGCGTTTCCGATGACGGGCAGTTCCGCCGGATCGTCCACAAGCGCCGTCCGGCTGGCGGCGTCCCAGTACACCACGGCGCCCAGCGCTTCGCCGATCGCGCGCAGCGGCACCATCGTCACCCCGTCCTTCAGCATGGGCGCGACATCGAGCCGGATCGTCCGTCCGGACGCGGTCAGCGTCGGATCTCCCAGCGTCACGACGGCGGTCTCGCCGCCGCGCGACAAGGTGACCGTATGCCGTCCGTCCGATCCTTCCTTCCACTCCACCGTCGCCCCGAGCGCCTCGGCGACGGGACGCAGCGGCACCAGCGTCGTTCCCCCAACCAGCACGGCCGGCGTATCCAGCGTCATCGGCTTGCCCCGCAGCGTCACGTTGACGGCGTCGCCTTGCGCCGGGGAGGCTTGCGCGGCCGGGGAACCGGCGGGAGCGGCCGCCGGCGCCGCGACGAGCGCAGCGGCGAGCAGAACCGCCGTTGCGGTTTTCTTCAGCATGTTCGATCGTTCCTCCTTCAAGGAAATGGCGTTCTCTCCCGACTGGAAACCATTCTCTGTTATCCACTCAGACGAGATGTCCCGGAAGAAGGTTGCAGCAGCGATCGATGGCGGTTACATTATTGAATCCACTCCCGCCGCAGCCGGAACAGGTCGCGCAGCTCGTCGGTGGACAGCTCGGTGATCCATTGCTCGCCGCCGCCGATAATCGCCCGTCCGAGCTCCTGCTTGCGTTCCAGCAGCTCGTCGATCCGTTCCTCCAGCGTGCCGAGCGTCACGAATTTATGGACCTGCACGCGTTTGGACTGGCCGATCCGGTACGCCCGGTCGGTGGCCTGGTTCTCCACGGCGGGATTCCACCAGCGGTCGTAATGGAAGACGTGATTCGCTGCCGTCAGATTGAGGCCGGTGCCGCCCGCTTTCAGGGAGAGCACGAATACGCCCGGTCCCGAGGCGCCGCCCGCCTGGAATTCCGCAATCATCGCGTCCCGTTCGGCTTTGGGCACGCCGCCGTGCAGGAACGGCACCCGTTCGCCCAGCTTGTCGCGAAGCACGGACTGAAGCAGGCGGCCCATCCCGATAAACTGCGTGAAGATGAGGCATCGGTCGCCTTCCTCGCGCAGCTCCTGGACCATCTCGACGATCCGCTCCAGCTTGCGGGAGCGGGAGATTTGCATGTCGCCGCCTTCGGCCGTCAGCAGTTCGTCCGGCTCTTTGTTGTACAGCGCCGGGTGGTCGCAGAGCTGCTTCAGCCTGAGCAGGGCCGACAGGATGCGGCCGCGGCGCTGCATGCCCTCCAGCTCGCCGATCTCGCGGAACAGCTCGTTGACGGTATGCTCGTACAGCGCCGCCTGTTCGGGCGTTAACTGAACGTACGCCTTCAGCTCCATTTTGTCCGGCAGGTCGAGGCCGACCGCCGGATCGGTCTTCACACGCCGCAGCAAAAACGGTTGAATCAGCTTCTGCAGCGCGCCCGTCCGGTCCGAGTCGCTGCGCTCGACGCCGCTGCCGAACCGGCGGTTGAATTGCGGCAGGGCGCCCAGATAACCGGGATTGAGGAAATCGAAAATCGACCAAAGCTCCGCCAGCCGGTTCTCCACCGGCGTCCCCGTCAGGGCGATGCGATGGCGGCCGGAGAGGCGGCGCACGGCGGCGGATTGCTTCGTCTGGGCGTTCTTGATGTTCTGCGCTTCGTCCAGACAGATAGCCGTCCATTCGACGGACGCCAGTTCTTCCTCGTCCAGATGGGCCAGCGCGTAGGAGGTGACCACGATGTCCGCCCCGGCGATCCAGGCGCCGAACGATTCCCCTTTTCGGCGGCCGGGACCGTAGTGCAGCTTCACGTGCAAGCCGGGGGCGAACCGCTCCAGCTCCTTCTGCCAGTTGCCGAGCACCGAGGTCGGGCAGACGAGCAGAGCGGGCGGAGCGTCGGGTTCTTCTTCGCGGACGGCGAGCAGATACGCGATGAACTGGATCGTCTTGCCCAAGCCCATATCGTCCGCGAGACACGCCCCGAAGCCGAACCGCCGCAGGAAGGACAGCCAGGCGGCGCCTTCCCGCTGATACGGGCGCAGTTCCCCGCGCAGCCCGGACGGCGGGTTCCAGGGAGGAAGCGCACGGGTGTGGCGCAGTTGGCCGATCAGGGCGGCTAGCTGCGCGTTCAGCTCCAGTTCCAGTTGAAGCCGGACGGACTCGTCTCCGTCGCCTTCTCCTTCGCCGGCCAGCTCGCCGGGCAGTTCCGTTCCGCCGAGCAGCTCCATCTCCAGCACGTCGCGGAACCGCAAGCCGCTGCCCGCGCCCGTGCGGTTCATTAACCTGCGAAGCTGGGCGAGCGTCGCCGGATCGAGGTGAACCCACTGGCCCCGGATTCGGGCGAGAGGCTGGCTCCGTTCCGCCAGTTCGCGGAATTCGGCTTCGGTCAGCTCGAGATTGCCGATCGCCAGCTTCCAGTCGAACTGGACAATCTGATCCAGCCCGAGCAGGGAGCTTCTCCCGCCTCCGCGTCCCGGCTCGCCGGTCCGCGCCCGCGCCCGCAGCTTGGGCCGCAGGCGGCGGAGCTCCTCCCACCAGTCGGGGAGGCGCACGCCGTAGCCGAAGTCATGCAGTATCGGCGCGGCTTCCGCCAGGAAGCGCCAGGCTTCCTGCGGGGTCAGCCGCGACTTGGGCGGCGTCGCCTGCGCATCGGCGGGTTCCGCGCGCAGCCACGACACAAGCTTGCCGACCCGCGAGATCCGCCGATACAGCCGGTCCGCGTACGGGGCCCACTCGTCCGGCAGGCCGCTGTTCCGCCCGTGCTTCCCGAGCGGCTCCAAGCCGCCGTCGGGCGTCACCGCCAGCTCGCGGGGCCGCTTGGCCGAGGGGTCGGCCGGCACGATGACGGTGCGCAGCGTCCACGCTTCGTCCCCGATCGGCGGACGGCCGCCGCTCTCGCTGCCGCTCGGCTCGATGTCGCCGTCTGGCGGAACCGCGCTCTCCGCATCGGGCTCCGGCAATGCCGGCTCCTCCAGCCGCAGCTCGACGCGGAATGGCGTATCGTCCGGCGTCCAGCCGATGGCCAGCAGCCAATCTTCCTCGTCCGCCCATACGTCGTCGGCGAGCGCCTGCCGCTGCATCGCGGGGAACGCCGCCTGCACGCGGTTCCACTGTTCGAGCAGCCCGCCCTGCCGCTCCAGCCGCAGCCGTACGAACTGCTCCGTCCACTCCGCCGCCAGCGGGCCCGCGTCCCGGAGCATGTCAACGCCCCGCATGCGCCAGGCGAGGCGTCCTTGCCGCCAGGCGTCGTAATCCGGCACGATGTCCCCGGCGTCGGCCGCGGCCTTGAGCTGGCGGGCGATCCGGCGGATGTCCTCGGCCTGTTCGTCCCATTCGACGGAGCCGAACGGATTCGCCACGGCGTCGGATTCGGCGAACAGATCGACCGCCCAGTCGGCCGGCAGCGCAAATCCTTCGAATCCGCCTGTCTGAACGGTCTCCAGCAGCGTGCCGTAATAGGAGGGAGCATGCCAAGCCATCAGCAGATGCTTGAGCTGCGTCGGCTCGACCGGGGCGTAACGCGCGCGCTTGCCGTCCGCTCCGGAATATTTCCATTCGCCGGAGACGGCGAACGTTCCGTCCGCGCGCCATTCGACCCGCACTTTTATCGGGTTGGTGCCGATTCCTGTTGTCATCCGATCAGCTTTCCCTTCCTCAGTTCTTCTTGAAACGCCCGCAGCCGGCCGTGCATCTCGGACAGGCGCTCCACGTACGCCTCGAATTCGTCGCTACGCTTGAGCTTTTTATAAATCGTCCGAAGTCGCTTCAACAGCCGGACGGCCATCCGGTAGGCGGCGCGGTTTTTCTGCAGGATATGGCGTTCCGATTCCTGGTGAAGCCACGGCAGCAGCAGCTCCGGCCGCTTGGACTCCAGCTCCTTGTACGCGGCGCGGTCCGCGTCGTCCGTCCCGAGCCGGTGCGCCATATGGAAGCTGACCCATTCGCGGTAGCGCCCCAGCTTGAACAAGGCATCGACATACAAGCTGTAGCTTCGCGGCATCGCGTCGGCCAGCAGCGCCAGCCACCGGTCGCCGCAGTCCAGATGCTCCGCGCAGGCGGCCCAGTACGGGTGCAGATGATGCAGCGTCCACGGATCGTTCGGGGCCAGCAGCGACGGCGCGGCGGCGAGCCAATCCCGCAGCCTGCCCCACTCGCGCTGCTCGGTCAAATCCGACAACTGCAGCTCGATCGTCGGCCAGGGCAGCGGCGCGAGCGGGCGCAACCAGGCCCAAGCCGCTTCGTCCTCGCCGCGCAGCGCTTCGAGATGGGCCAGCAGCAGCCCCTTCAAGGAAGGATCGGCATCCTCCTCCCCGAGCATAATCAACTCCTGCCGCACCCAATCGTCCCGGCGCAGCGGCCTGAGCCAACTGAGCCTGTAAAAATCCGTCCAGCGGACGCCTTCGTTCTCCGTGCGCAGCGCGCGCGATCGAAGCATGCGCCGCGTCTCCCGCACCGCCGCGTCGAGGGACGGCGGCGCTTCCCGGATATCCGCCGCCGTCTCGGGGGAGATCAAGCTTCCGAACTTCGAGGTGAGCGGTTCGAGCAGGCGCTGCAGGTACAGCGCCTCCGGCTCGTAATACGGGCGGGTCGACCGCGGGGAACGCGACCAGGCAACCGCCGACTCGATGGCGACGAGCAGGCCGGCCAGCGAGTACAGCCGCTGCGCCCGCCGATCCCATCGGGACGCGCTGCGTTCCATCGCCTCGTGCATCCGCGCGAAAAAAGCTTGGGGCGATCTGCGCTTCAGCTCCGTCTGCTCCGCTTCGTGCCGCTCGGCCACATCCTTCAGCAGCTTCTCCCAGCCGCCGGGCTCCGGCGGATGCAGTCCCCATTCGGCGGGGTACATGCCGGAGGCGAGAGAGGAGGAGCCGTCCCGGGCACCGGCGCGACTGGCGGCTGCCGCAGCGGGCATGGCGGCCGGGGCTGGCCTCGGTGCCCGCAGCTCCTTGACGAACCGGTCGGGGTGCTCGTAAGCGGCATACGCGTACAAAAACAAAGCGGCCATATGCCCGCAGTATTCGTTCGTGCCGCACGTGCAATCGCTGATCGCGAGGAAGTCGAAGTCGAGGGTCGCCGCCACCGGCCCTTCGGGCGTCAGCACGCGGCCGGAGAGCCGATTGCAGCCGGACATTTCGGCGTTGTAGACCAAGCCCTTCTGCTGATACTCCAGTCCTTCGACGAGCGCGTCGATATGGAATTCCTCCCGAACCCGCGCGGCGAAGTCCATCAAGTCGTCACGGGCGATTTGCGATTTCAGCATGCGATTCAGCCGTCTCCTTACCCCAAGAGGGCGAATGTAATCATCCCCTTATTATACCAAATTCCAAAAGCCGATGTCGGCTTTACATTCGGGATTCGAATCGGTACAGTGGGAAGCGGATGAAGATTCCGTCAGGATAAAACAGGGAGGCGTGCATATGATCGTATCGGCCGAACGGCTGTCCGAATGGCTGAAGGAGGACGGCGTCGACACCGTGGTGGCGGATTGCCGGTTTACGCTGGGCAAACCGGACGAGGGACGGGAAGCTTACGCGGCGGGCAGGCTGCCGGGCGCCGTCTATCTCGATCTGGAGGAGGACCTGTCGTCGCCGGTCGGCGAACATGGCGGCCGGCATCCGCTTCCGGACCTCGACCGATTGGCGGCTAAACTGGGACGGTTCGGAATCGGACCGCGGACGCGCGTGGTCGCGTACGACGCGCAGGGCGGAGCGATGGCTTCCCGCCTCTGGTGGCTGCTCCGGTATATAGGGCACGAGCAGGCGTATGTGCTGGACGGCGGCATCGGAGCCTGGATCGCGTCCGGCGGCGAGATCGAGACCGGCGAGCCCCGCGGCACGGGGCTGGAGCCGACCGTATTCGTTCCGCGTCCGCAGCCGCATCTGCTCGCTTCCGTGGACGAGGTGCGCGCCGCTTCGTCGGCGATCAGAAGCGGTCAAGCGGGAGCGCCGCTGCTGATCGATTCCCGCGAGCGGCCGCGTTACCTCGGTGAAACCGAGCCGATCGACAAGTTGGCGGGCCATATTCCGGGCGCGGTCAACCGGTTCTGGAAGGACGCGCTGGACGAGCAAGGCCGCTGGAAGGACGCGGCGGGCCAAGCGGCGCGGTTCGCGGATCTCGGGGCCGAGCCGGACCGTGAGATCATCGTCTACTGCGGCTCCGGGGTGACGGCGTGTCCGAACGTGCTGGCTCTCCGGCAGGCGGGCTACCGCAATGTGCGGTTGTATGCGGGTTCGTGGAGCGATTGGATCTCGTACCCGGACAATCCGATTGCGACGGGAGAGGAAAAGAAGTAAAGCCGCGCGGCGGGTTGAGGGCTGTGACAGGTTGCCGGGAGGCAGGCTGTTGCGGCCCTTTTTTCATCTCTACTTGCAAACAAGACAGGCTGAAAACCGTACGCCTGGGCAAAGTATTTGATCTTGGATCAGATGCTTTTTTTATTTCACAGGATGAAAGGTCAGGTGTATGGCG harbors:
- a CDS encoding beta-propeller domain-containing protein — encoded protein: MLKKTATAVLLAAALVAAPAAAPAGSPAAQASPAQGDAVNVTLRGKPMTLDTPAVLVGGTTLVPLRPVAEALGATVEWKEGSDGRHTVTLSRGGETAVVTLGDPTLTASGRTIRLDVAPMLKDGVTMVPLRAIGEALGAVVYWDAASRTALVDDPAELPVIGNAENLRELLEKTQQLASVGRMTVQVAGAESGSFIAVDQIGDTAKVRSEAKTESAAPSETGTDTAGYSKTNVQVDGVDESDWAKTDGRFIYQLSGSRVRIADIADPSAPKLAATLDYSSDSFRPQELYADGGRLVVIGQSHELLPADTGAGSGADQAQSSGSVQPEAKKIAIWPVHPTRTTVKTLVYEIDQAGQPKLVRETELEGNYVSSRKIGGALYLISNKYTHVYHILENAKANSKSVAGSEAAIPPEASFEPVYRDSASGGEAGLRTLPLDRIRYFPESPESNVMMIGALDLDRPEQEMQVSAYLGSGQTVYASTKHLYVAVGHYIPKGEHYRQETKVYKFRLDQGRVLHVGEGSVPGTVLNQFSLDEHDGYLRIATTKGDMWASGEATSKNNVYVLNEQLKQVGALEDLAPGERIYSVRFMGGRAYMVTFRNVDPLFAIDLRDPAKPAVLGQLKIPGYSDYLHPYDENHLIGFGKETIELPSKGAGPDATMAFYQGMKIALFDVSDVTQPKEKFKEVIGDRGTHSDLLSDHKALLFSREKGLMAFPVQLMEIKDKSKVEAGELAYGEFTYQGAYVYGIDLQEGFKLRGRITHLTNDDLAKSGQYGYDYDKSVRRILYAGHTLYTLSEAMLKANDLDSLAELGSLTYPALPKPKPQVYPKGEPMPMPAR
- a CDS encoding sulfurtransferase gives rise to the protein MIVSAERLSEWLKEDGVDTVVADCRFTLGKPDEGREAYAAGRLPGAVYLDLEEDLSSPVGEHGGRHPLPDLDRLAAKLGRFGIGPRTRVVAYDAQGGAMASRLWWLLRYIGHEQAYVLDGGIGAWIASGGEIETGEPRGTGLEPTVFVPRPQPHLLASVDEVRAASSAIRSGQAGAPLLIDSRERPRYLGETEPIDKLAGHIPGAVNRFWKDALDEQGRWKDAAGQAARFADLGAEPDREIIVYCGSGVTACPNVLALRQAGYRNVRLYAGSWSDWISYPDNPIATGEEKK
- a CDS encoding DEAD/DEAH box helicase, encoding MTTGIGTNPIKVRVEWRADGTFAVSGEWKYSGADGKRARYAPVEPTQLKHLLMAWHAPSYYGTLLETVQTGGFEGFALPADWAVDLFAESDAVANPFGSVEWDEQAEDIRRIARQLKAAADAGDIVPDYDAWRQGRLAWRMRGVDMLRDAGPLAAEWTEQFVRLRLERQGGLLEQWNRVQAAFPAMQRQALADDVWADEEDWLLAIGWTPDDTPFRVELRLEEPALPEPDAESAVPPDGDIEPSGSESGGRPPIGDEAWTLRTVIVPADPSAKRPRELAVTPDGGLEPLGKHGRNSGLPDEWAPYADRLYRRISRVGKLVSWLRAEPADAQATPPKSRLTPQEAWRFLAEAAPILHDFGYGVRLPDWWEELRRLRPKLRARARTGEPGRGGGRSSLLGLDQIVQFDWKLAIGNLELTEAEFRELAERSQPLARIRGQWVHLDPATLAQLRRLMNRTGAGSGLRFRDVLEMELLGGTELPGELAGEGEGDGDESVRLQLELELNAQLAALIGQLRHTRALPPWNPPSGLRGELRPYQREGAAWLSFLRRFGFGACLADDMGLGKTIQFIAYLLAVREEEPDAPPALLVCPTSVLGNWQKELERFAPGLHVKLHYGPGRRKGESFGAWIAGADIVVTSYALAHLDEEELASVEWTAICLDEAQNIKNAQTKQSAAVRRLSGRHRIALTGTPVENRLAELWSIFDFLNPGYLGALPQFNRRFGSGVERSDSDRTGALQKLIQPFLLRRVKTDPAVGLDLPDKMELKAYVQLTPEQAALYEHTVNELFREIGELEGMQRRGRILSALLRLKQLCDHPALYNKEPDELLTAEGGDMQISRSRKLERIVEMVQELREEGDRCLIFTQFIGMGRLLQSVLRDKLGERVPFLHGGVPKAERDAMIAEFQAGGASGPGVFVLSLKAGGTGLNLTAANHVFHYDRWWNPAVENQATDRAYRIGQSKRVQVHKFVTLGTLEERIDELLERKQELGRAIIGGGEQWITELSTDELRDLFRLRREWIQ